One part of the Megachile rotundata isolate GNS110a chromosome 16, iyMegRotu1, whole genome shotgun sequence genome encodes these proteins:
- the Sidpn gene encoding bHLH protein similar to Deadpan isoform X2, which translates to MTARLHSLRHQEKKLAGNAHRQHHHQQSQNQQSAHQGASPAASPSPSLSPSPKHSDGRRANKPLMEKRRRARINQSLAALKALILDSARLENTKHSKLEKADILELTVRHLQRQRSLAQPGLSRYKAGYQDCSREVSRYLDAPDIITGNTTPMDPAVKQRLLRHLDSCVSELDLDLGSRPDSGLGSSPGSVTDRVTGAGSPGPLDHHVPSVARRSTSLNPAGSIKAEIPDIEPARPDSSTTAGDENNNNSSGGSNSNNGPSTAFGQVNGNLDSHLHPPSVPAPSGIPVIDQASSSQQNPNMLSVVQVIPSRLPDGQVVFLLPSHYVQLAAAAAANGINIGPNPPTAVWAATNMSFLKATDKLAKRHHEDAQEWQDAVSVAANATAAIAVTATATATAAATTSVNASVSASISASAPVSTFVAANVLSGSRSNKSPKLEQTEQPLDFTTTSKKLKSGTKSTVPVLQHHHLHHHQPQQQFTASNLSMEGSIAHEERSFHRANSEFVTGIHSPSPLPQQPMKDEEGMWRPW; encoded by the exons ATGACCGCTCGTCTTCACTCGTTGAGGCACCAAGAGAAGAAATTGGCTGGCAACGCTCACAGACAGCATCACCATCAGCAATCTCAAAATCAGCAAAGCGCGCATCAGGGTGCCAGTCCGGCTGCCAGCCCTAGCCCTAGTCTCAGCCCGAGCCCTAAACACTCGGACGGTCGTCGA GCTAATAAACCACTAATGGAAAAGCGACGGCGAGCGAGGATCAATCAGTCGTTGGCGGCGCTAAAGGCGCTTATACTTGACAGCGCCCGACTAGAGAACACGAAGCATAGCAAACTCGAGAAAGCTGACATTTTGGAGTTAACGGTTCGGCATTTGCAAAGGCAGCGATCTCTTGCTCAGCCAGGTTTATCGAGATACAAGGCCGGCTATCAAGATTGCTCTAGGGAG GTGAGCCGGTACCTCGATGCCCCGGACATAATCACGGGGAACACGACACCCATGGACCCGGCGGTGAAACAGAGGTTACTGAGACATTTGGACAGTTGCGTGTCAGAATTGGACTTGGACCTAGGTTCGAGGCCGGATAGCGGATTAGGCAGCAGTCCCGGAAGCGTGACGGATCGAGTGACGGGTGCGGGCAGCCCCGGCCCGTTAGACCATCACGTACCATCGGTCGCGCGTCGTAGTACCTCGCTAAATCCGGCTGGCTCGATAAAAGCCGAAATTCCGGATATCGAACCAGCCAGACCGGATAGCAGTACTACCGCCGGCGATGAAAACAACAATAATAGCAGCGGCGGTAGCAATAGCAATAATGGGCCAAGTACCGCGTTTGGTCAGGTTAACGGCAACCTTGACTCCCATCTCCATCCTCCCTCCGTTCCCGCTCCGTCCGGCATACCGGTCATCGATCAGGCTTCCAGTTCTCAGCAGAATCCGAACATGCTGTCGGTGGTGCAGGTGATACCCTCCAGGTTACCCGACGGTCAAGTGGTTTTCCTGCTTCCCAGTCATTACGTTCAATTGGCGGCCGCCGCCGCCGCGAACGGCATCAACATCGGCCCGAATCCACCGACGGCCGTGTGGGCCGCGACCAACATGTCCTTTCTGAAGGCGACGGACAAGTTGGCGAAACGGCACCACGAGGACGCGCAAGAATGGCAGGACGCGGTTTCCGTGGCCGCGAACGCCACCGCCGCCATTGCCGTTACCGCTACAGCTACTGCTACCGCTGCCGCTACCACGTCCGTCAACGCTTCCGTTTCCGCTTCCATTTCCGCATCCGCCCCCGTTTCCACCTTCGTCGCCGCCAATGTTCTGTCCGGCTCGAGATCCAATAAGAGTCCGAAGCTCGAGCAAACGGAGCAACCTCTCGATTTCACCACTACCTCCAAGAAGCTGAAAAGCGGTACGAAGAGCACGGTGCCTGTTCTTCAGCACCACCACCTCCATCATCACCAGCCCCAGCAGCAGTTTACCGCCAGCAACTTATCGATGGAAGGATCGATCGCGCACGAAGAGAGATCCTTTCATCGAGCGAACAGCGAATTCGTAACAGGAATTCACTCGCCGTCTCCCCTTCCTCAGCAGCCGATGAAGGACGAAGAAGGAATGTGGAGGCCTTGGTAA
- the Sidpn gene encoding bHLH protein similar to Deadpan isoform X1 yields MTARLHSLRHQEKKLAGNAHRQHHHQQSQNQQSAHQGASPAASPSPSLSPSPKHSDGRRDVFQANKPLMEKRRRARINQSLAALKALILDSARLENTKHSKLEKADILELTVRHLQRQRSLAQPGLSRYKAGYQDCSREVSRYLDAPDIITGNTTPMDPAVKQRLLRHLDSCVSELDLDLGSRPDSGLGSSPGSVTDRVTGAGSPGPLDHHVPSVARRSTSLNPAGSIKAEIPDIEPARPDSSTTAGDENNNNSSGGSNSNNGPSTAFGQVNGNLDSHLHPPSVPAPSGIPVIDQASSSQQNPNMLSVVQVIPSRLPDGQVVFLLPSHYVQLAAAAAANGINIGPNPPTAVWAATNMSFLKATDKLAKRHHEDAQEWQDAVSVAANATAAIAVTATATATAAATTSVNASVSASISASAPVSTFVAANVLSGSRSNKSPKLEQTEQPLDFTTTSKKLKSGTKSTVPVLQHHHLHHHQPQQQFTASNLSMEGSIAHEERSFHRANSEFVTGIHSPSPLPQQPMKDEEGMWRPW; encoded by the exons ATGACCGCTCGTCTTCACTCGTTGAGGCACCAAGAGAAGAAATTGGCTGGCAACGCTCACAGACAGCATCACCATCAGCAATCTCAAAATCAGCAAAGCGCGCATCAGGGTGCCAGTCCGGCTGCCAGCCCTAGCCCTAGTCTCAGCCCGAGCCCTAAACACTCGGACGGTCGTCGA GACGTATTTCAGGCTAATAAACCACTAATGGAAAAGCGACGGCGAGCGAGGATCAATCAGTCGTTGGCGGCGCTAAAGGCGCTTATACTTGACAGCGCCCGACTAGAGAACACGAAGCATAGCAAACTCGAGAAAGCTGACATTTTGGAGTTAACGGTTCGGCATTTGCAAAGGCAGCGATCTCTTGCTCAGCCAGGTTTATCGAGATACAAGGCCGGCTATCAAGATTGCTCTAGGGAG GTGAGCCGGTACCTCGATGCCCCGGACATAATCACGGGGAACACGACACCCATGGACCCGGCGGTGAAACAGAGGTTACTGAGACATTTGGACAGTTGCGTGTCAGAATTGGACTTGGACCTAGGTTCGAGGCCGGATAGCGGATTAGGCAGCAGTCCCGGAAGCGTGACGGATCGAGTGACGGGTGCGGGCAGCCCCGGCCCGTTAGACCATCACGTACCATCGGTCGCGCGTCGTAGTACCTCGCTAAATCCGGCTGGCTCGATAAAAGCCGAAATTCCGGATATCGAACCAGCCAGACCGGATAGCAGTACTACCGCCGGCGATGAAAACAACAATAATAGCAGCGGCGGTAGCAATAGCAATAATGGGCCAAGTACCGCGTTTGGTCAGGTTAACGGCAACCTTGACTCCCATCTCCATCCTCCCTCCGTTCCCGCTCCGTCCGGCATACCGGTCATCGATCAGGCTTCCAGTTCTCAGCAGAATCCGAACATGCTGTCGGTGGTGCAGGTGATACCCTCCAGGTTACCCGACGGTCAAGTGGTTTTCCTGCTTCCCAGTCATTACGTTCAATTGGCGGCCGCCGCCGCCGCGAACGGCATCAACATCGGCCCGAATCCACCGACGGCCGTGTGGGCCGCGACCAACATGTCCTTTCTGAAGGCGACGGACAAGTTGGCGAAACGGCACCACGAGGACGCGCAAGAATGGCAGGACGCGGTTTCCGTGGCCGCGAACGCCACCGCCGCCATTGCCGTTACCGCTACAGCTACTGCTACCGCTGCCGCTACCACGTCCGTCAACGCTTCCGTTTCCGCTTCCATTTCCGCATCCGCCCCCGTTTCCACCTTCGTCGCCGCCAATGTTCTGTCCGGCTCGAGATCCAATAAGAGTCCGAAGCTCGAGCAAACGGAGCAACCTCTCGATTTCACCACTACCTCCAAGAAGCTGAAAAGCGGTACGAAGAGCACGGTGCCTGTTCTTCAGCACCACCACCTCCATCATCACCAGCCCCAGCAGCAGTTTACCGCCAGCAACTTATCGATGGAAGGATCGATCGCGCACGAAGAGAGATCCTTTCATCGAGCGAACAGCGAATTCGTAACAGGAATTCACTCGCCGTCTCCCCTTCCTCAGCAGCCGATGAAGGACGAAGAAGGAATGTGGAGGCCTTGGTAA